In one Nitrososphaera viennensis EN76 genomic region, the following are encoded:
- a CDS encoding amylo-alpha-1,6-glucosidase has product MTRALDSIHTSLSYVKGSLKNTTVVVGGEEHKAFSFSLLNPPVPLGGNVVSLDVFVDDLPVQKKTVYVATQESIVNASSLSDSRPIAFKPFQSARFLVINDSWLGRGRHRITLVSKMEGFELIAIPFTFSDTAGRQNERIVLPSDLSVDLVGVSDSVFRNFSTPLVLSGKRAYILCSSHGSLSANWTWMGVKYDNGGLYVPPARVFGRIIVEISMDDGVRKRLPNFVVWSRHENGVLTTRHEMGGIEVQRRLFVPPESRGFVMAMEMRMSTGALSNGSRKKRKLRIHFIIDGNITSYGLAAVSQSNVTRFDAKNQCLHIRTAHQKAAQYFGTIGIAPKMLAPCNILVNSYDNDIELSYDVEVGNKEPVQVALVGAGSFTSARGSLAEFLHMRNHYRELLQETEQSFRDYASSTVVLRQSGPKQGSDMARLVGAYEKAKASLQYLKGEYDGLGEGICAGLPRFPNYWARDTGWSLRGYLAMGDYSFTRTVIDNFLSHQARNVPGVTRGELPMIISGKAFLHSTTYGSADSTFLFPWAIREYVLATGDVAYLKRRWRQIVDLVDWGLHKDLDHDGFVEHGFSGIAMKLPIQDSTWMDHIDRRKSANDVQALFYESLAVGSDLARLAGDAESEKRWANRADELKRKINEEYWRPDAGFYFDTIRKDWTKDASIRPNALVLVLAGVAEEERARLVVERLEKDDITTPWGVRTLSNIDLKYQPALYHDGAVWPLVTGWMALAELRLGRREQAHNYVRIMADRILEENGMFAETYRGDRPEPFNSCILQAWSAGMYVRAFLDMVLGMKVDMVNNIISINPQLSESLKAGSGKMEFSSALYVKGKPSRFSAAIDFENEKLSVDFGSLPEKPRVQSNYSVV; this is encoded by the coding sequence ATGACGCGTGCGCTTGACTCCATACATACGTCGCTTTCCTACGTCAAGGGCAGCCTGAAGAACACGACCGTGGTGGTCGGAGGCGAGGAGCACAAGGCGTTCTCGTTTTCGCTCCTGAACCCGCCGGTGCCCCTTGGCGGAAACGTCGTGTCGCTTGACGTCTTTGTGGACGACCTGCCGGTGCAGAAAAAGACCGTGTACGTGGCGACTCAGGAAAGCATCGTCAACGCCTCCTCGCTTTCAGACAGCCGGCCGATTGCGTTCAAGCCGTTCCAGAGCGCAAGGTTCCTCGTGATAAACGACTCGTGGCTTGGCAGGGGCAGGCACAGGATAACCCTCGTGAGCAAGATGGAGGGGTTTGAGCTTATTGCCATCCCCTTCACTTTTTCCGACACGGCAGGCCGGCAAAACGAGCGGATAGTGCTGCCGTCGGACCTGTCAGTAGACCTTGTCGGAGTTTCTGACTCGGTCTTTCGCAACTTTTCCACGCCGCTTGTCCTCTCCGGCAAGAGGGCCTACATCCTCTGCTCATCACATGGCTCGCTCTCGGCCAACTGGACGTGGATGGGCGTCAAGTACGACAACGGCGGGCTGTACGTGCCGCCTGCCCGCGTCTTTGGCAGGATAATAGTCGAGATAAGCATGGACGACGGCGTGAGAAAGCGCCTGCCAAATTTCGTGGTGTGGTCAAGGCATGAAAACGGCGTGCTTACCACCCGGCACGAGATGGGTGGCATCGAGGTCCAGCGCAGGCTGTTCGTGCCGCCGGAAAGCCGGGGCTTTGTCATGGCGATGGAGATGCGCATGAGCACCGGCGCCCTTTCAAACGGGAGCCGCAAAAAGCGCAAGCTGCGGATCCACTTTATCATCGACGGCAACATCACGAGTTACGGCCTTGCGGCAGTCTCGCAGAGCAACGTCACCCGCTTTGACGCCAAGAACCAGTGCCTGCACATCAGGACAGCCCACCAAAAGGCGGCGCAGTACTTTGGCACAATCGGCATAGCGCCAAAAATGCTTGCGCCGTGCAACATACTGGTCAACTCGTACGACAACGACATTGAACTGTCATACGACGTCGAGGTCGGAAATAAAGAGCCAGTGCAGGTCGCGCTCGTGGGCGCAGGCAGCTTTACAAGCGCAAGGGGATCGCTTGCAGAATTTCTGCACATGCGCAACCACTACCGGGAGCTGCTACAGGAAACCGAGCAGTCGTTCCGGGACTATGCGTCGTCAACAGTGGTCTTGAGGCAGTCGGGGCCAAAGCAGGGAAGCGACATGGCCCGGCTTGTCGGCGCGTACGAGAAGGCCAAGGCGTCGTTGCAGTACCTAAAGGGCGAGTACGACGGGCTTGGCGAGGGGATATGCGCGGGCCTGCCGCGCTTTCCAAACTACTGGGCCCGCGACACGGGATGGTCGCTCCGGGGCTACCTTGCGATGGGCGACTACTCTTTTACCCGGACTGTAATCGACAACTTTCTCTCGCACCAGGCAAGAAACGTGCCAGGGGTGACAAGGGGCGAGCTTCCCATGATAATAAGCGGCAAGGCCTTTTTGCACTCTACCACCTACGGCTCGGCCGACTCGACCTTTCTCTTTCCGTGGGCCATCCGGGAATACGTGCTTGCCACCGGCGACGTTGCGTACCTGAAGAGGCGCTGGAGGCAAATAGTCGACCTCGTGGACTGGGGCCTGCACAAGGACCTCGACCACGACGGCTTTGTCGAGCACGGGTTTTCCGGCATTGCGATGAAGCTTCCGATACAGGACTCGACGTGGATGGACCACATCGACAGGCGCAAGAGCGCAAACGACGTTCAGGCGCTCTTTTACGAGAGCCTTGCGGTGGGAAGCGACCTTGCACGGCTTGCCGGCGACGCGGAGAGCGAAAAGAGGTGGGCAAACAGGGCGGACGAATTGAAGCGCAAGATAAACGAGGAGTACTGGAGGCCGGACGCCGGCTTTTACTTTGACACCATAAGAAAGGACTGGACCAAAGACGCAAGCATACGGCCAAACGCGCTGGTGCTCGTCCTTGCCGGCGTGGCAGAGGAGGAGAGGGCAAGGCTGGTGGTAGAGAGGCTGGAAAAGGACGACATTACCACCCCGTGGGGCGTCAGGACGCTCTCGAACATCGACCTGAAGTATCAGCCTGCGCTCTACCACGACGGCGCGGTGTGGCCGCTTGTGACCGGGTGGATGGCGCTGGCAGAACTGCGCCTTGGCCGCAGGGAGCAGGCGCACAACTACGTCAGGATCATGGCTGACAGGATACTTGAGGAAAACGGCATGTTTGCCGAGACGTACAGGGGCGACAGGCCGGAGCCCTTTAACTCGTGCATACTGCAGGCGTGGTCGGCAGGCATGTACGTCAGGGCGTTTCTTGACATGGTCCTTGGCATGAAGGTCGACATGGTAAACAACATCATCAGCATCAACCCGCAGTTGTCAGAATCGCTAAAGGCGGGCTCTGGAAAAATGGAGTTCTCAAGCGCGCTCTATGTAAAAGGCAAGCCGTCCAGATTTTCCGCGGCAATCGACTTTGAA